The sequence below is a genomic window from Ipomoea triloba cultivar NCNSP0323 chromosome 10, ASM357664v1.
gattCTCAATGATACTAAGTATGATAAGATGTAGAAATATTACTACGTGTCATATCACCGCTACTATCTACCAACGTCACTTAAAAAATTATTCTCAAATTTCACCTTTCTAGATATCTTGTCATAACACAAATACAAAATCATaacaaataactcattaaataCTATCGAGATTTATTCATCCCTAATCATCAATATTTATGTCTCAAGAtctaattgctttattttttctaaatatctCACACCTACTATAAAAAATTTGTAGTAAGGCATAGCCGGGATACGACtttgatatattgatttctGTGTTTTACTCTATTTCAATCAGTTTAGTGCCTTGCCGAGTTGCCGGAATGCCGGCACCTAATACCACTGTACCTTAAAcaaatgttttttaaatttaaaaacatgtATGGTCAACCCCAAAACGGCagcttcaattttttaattctacTCCTTTTTTTAATAACTCAAAATTcagtaaaatatataaaaagataaaCAACAATTTTTGGGACAACACAATTAAATTAGTCTTTAGTAACTAtcaaatttaaagtttaatttattaattttcttcatCTAAAATTGACCAGTTATTCTATAGACACCAAAGTAGAAGGTATTTTATGAGAAAgaaaattatacaaattattaGAAATACACCGTCAAATTATGATTTACACCTTTTTTTAATTAGCACATTAACATTTTTGAATATCTGCTACTGAAGTATAAAAAGTCAATACCGTTCTCACCGAAGAACAAATCTATGACTTCCCATTTGAAAGAGCTATTTCGTGCCACTAAATTACAATGTCATTGACAACTAATtattatatctatataatatatataagtagCTTAAGGAAAGTCATTTTCACAATATTGTGttatattaacaaaaaatatttgaactttACATGTAACGCATTATTATATGTTCAAGAAGGTAGCGGTGGTCTAACAATTGATGATAAAATGACGGATATGCCCCGGGATGAATGACATGACGGTCCCATGCACCCCCAGTTATTCAAACTATCTGATGCTTATCCTCAGAAAAATCCATACACTAtcattttctttctctctctactttTCGTTCTCTCTCTAACCGTGTATTTATAGTGTATGTATCGATCCCGTTCTTCGCCAGTGTTAAAATATCTGTCACAGAAAAGTATCTAATCTAGGAGCGAAGAAGCTTCAAATTGAAGAGCTCTGAGAAATCATAGATAGGAAATTTTATAGGAAAAATCCGTAAGAAGCCCGAGAAAAGCGGCGGTTATGGCGTCCACGTCAGCTGCGCCTGCCAATCCGGATCGGCCGCACCAGTCATCTTCTCCGTCTATACATGGCTTTGGTGATCAGCTTCACTCCGATCACACTCGAGGCTACGGGTCGATGAACATGGATGAGATAATCAAGAGTATTTATGCCGATACCAATACCCTGGCGgcggccgccgccgccgacaGCTGCTCCTCATCCGGCGGTGCCGGAGGGGGGAACAAGACGGTGGATGAGGTGTGGAGGGAGATTGTGAGCGGAGGCGGGGGAGGAGGAGGGGCAGGAGGGGGCAGTAGGGACCCGGAAATGACGTTGGAGGATTTTTTGACGAAGGCTGGGGCGGTTAGGGAGGAGGACGTTAGGGTTCCGGCGATtccgccgccgcctccgcctGCTGTGGCGGTTACGCCTGGATTTAAAGTGGATGCCATGGTGACTGCGGCGAATTGTCAGTTTCCAGTCGCCATGCAGACTGGACCGGGTGGATTTGGTGTGGAGCCGCCTCACATGGGGTTCGGGAATGGCGTGGTGGCTATAGGAGGTAACGGCAGCAGCAGCGGTGGCGGCAGAGGGAAGAGGAGGGCAACCGTGGAGGAGATTCCCCTCGATAAGGCCACACAGCAGAAGCAGAGGCGAATGATCAAGAACAGAGAGTCGGCCGCTAGGTCTAGGGAACGAAAACAGGTTCAAAAATCAAATCTATTTTTGAATTCTTTGTCATCTTCGGTTTAATAAACAATTATGTCTTAATACTCTCTATTCAGAAAGAATTCTATAAATAAATGCATTTTCGGTTTCAATTAAAATTGCAGGCTTACACTGTGGAGCTGGAGTCTCTGGTAACACAAttggaggaggataatgctaGGCTTCTGAGAGAAGaggtatttttcattttttctccaGTGTAAATTTGAGTTTTGCACTTGATATAGAAAAAATTGGATTCCATGTGCAATAATATGCAATTTAACTTTGTTAAGTGATAATTTTCCATGTTATATGTAGAAAAAACAAATCTTTTGAGTGATGTAATCAAACTGGTAGGGCATGTTTTCCTACATTGTTTTTATTCCCAGTCTTCAGTGTGTAATGTGCTTTTGACAATTGTGGCAATTTGTAAAGTTAATACCTTTTCCCCACCTCTTTTGGGTGTTCTTTTAATAATCTTTCTCATTGTTTTGCAGCTTAATTTATTTCCGAGAACGTTGATCTGTGTAGATTTATTTATCCATTTTGTAAATTGTGTGCTTTTGATGAAGATGTTCTTTCTAGATTTTCCTTGTTAAGTGTTGGCTATGAATGTTTGGTCTTGATCTCCTTGCTTTTAAGAAGGGTCAGTCGCGTAGATCAGTATACAGTAACTGTGGTTCAAGGAACATGAATACAAGGGTCCTTGTATCTTTTTGGCTTTGTAATTGTCATACTACTATAATAATTGCGTCATGACAATAAAGTACTTTCTACCATCGTTGTATGTATTCAAGTTTTGGATTGTTAGGGATAGTTTTGTAACTTGAAGATCAAGTTCAATGTTACTAAAAGTGcggttttatttatttcttaatacaGGCGGAGCAGAATAAGAAGAGACTTAAGCAGGTATTATTATGGTTCCAGCTTTCTAATTCTTATTTTGCATTAATTCTTCATGCAACTTCTTGTATGCATGTTCTGTCATCTCCTTCTGTGAGCAGATGTGTCAACTAACTTTTATAGTAAATTGTTTTCTCAAACTGAACTCTTGGTTTAACCCCGTTCACTGCTACTACTTTAATTATGTCAATATGCCAATATGGTCAAGCAGGTGATCTTTGCATTTATATGGAAGGAATGTACTCGTATTGTTTTTTTTCCATGTAATTGTAGTATTTCTCAGATCTCATCCCCTAAGGTGCTTGTACTCTCAATGATTGATTGTGAAGTTTTGCTTAACTGTTTATATTAATCATTTGTAGCAGACAGATGACATGAGTAGTCTTTAGTCTAGACTCTAAAAGTTGGTTTGAAGATCAACTGTTGTTGTGGTTATTATTTCTATTTATCTATTGGCTCTGATTTGAATGAAAATGATTGACATAGGAAGAACGAACAGGCCGGGCTTATATGGTAACTTTGTGGGAATGCTAAAAACATGCTATGCATTTTTCAAAACGAACTGGGATAATTAAATACTGATAACTTCTATAAGGAGCAGGCCTTAGAGATATTATTTATGCATGGAATTCTTTCCGACTGATATAGCTACAAAAGCTTTTAACAACATATTTTTAACATCCTAGTCCACAGAATCAAGTCTGAGGGGGCATACCATCAAGTTGCAATGGTGCAtttattctttcatttttactttttgatgGTACATAGGTAGGGAATGGAAGATATATACTATGTCAAAGATTTCAACTTATCTCTAAGCTAAACCCTAGACCACATTGCAAAAACCTTAGTCTTCATGCCTGGCATTAGCTGTCACTAGCTCTTAAATTCACTTTCCCCGAGTGGTTTCTAAGACTGATAACCACGGGCATATgtttcatattatatatgaagGCTGCCACATGTTGGAGCATATTAGCTATATGAATAAATTCTTTCTTGATTGGCATGCCTATTAGCCCTGGATGGAAAATTTTCCCAAATATCTAGCCATTTGATTCACCAAAGCTTTTTTGCCCGTATGCTGTTCTGTTATCACCTTTTGCAATTGCTCTGCCAGATGCTCCAGCCATTTCATAATTGATGTCATGATGAGTCTAGGGCTGAAGTGCTGGATAGTGTGGGTGTCATAATGACCCTTCTTCACATTTCCCTTTACTGGATGCTTCATTACAATGAAACCCCAAACTTTGTGTGATTGAGTTTGGGGAAGCATTGAAAAGTTTTGAAAAGTTAATGTACATTACAAGGCATCACCTTCCAAATTTGATATAGGCATATAGCTAAAAAACAAGCAActaaatttctaaaaataaacaaaatctGAGTTTTTTGGGTTGAGAAAGTTATTTGTCAAGAAGCATTTTTTAATGGATAGCTATGAGCTGTGATAGAGCCC
It includes:
- the LOC116032376 gene encoding bZIP transcription factor 12-like — its product is MASTSAAPANPDRPHQSSSPSIHGFGDQLHSDHTRGYGSMNMDEIIKSIYADTNTLAAAAAADSCSSSGGAGGGNKTVDEVWREIVSGGGGGGGAGGGSRDPEMTLEDFLTKAGAVREEDVRVPAIPPPPPPAVAVTPGFKVDAMVTAANCQFPVAMQTGPGGFGVEPPHMGFGNGVVAIGGNGSSSGGGRGKRRATVEEIPLDKATQQKQRRMIKNRESAARSRERKQAYTVELESLVTQLEEDNARLLREEAEQNKKRLKQLMENLIPVVEKRRPPRVLRRIHSMTW